The genomic region GAGGATGGTCGAGGTGACGCTGATGACGTCGCCGGCGAAAAGCTCCCGCTTGTACTCCAGGTGCTGCTCGACACCCGCCATGCCGATCTTCTCGCCGTCCAGGCGCGAACGGCCGAGCCCGATGGCGGTAAACAGCTGCCAGGTCGCTTCGTCGAATTTGGCCACGTACCAGGCCACGTTCATGTGCCCCATGTGGTCGCACTGGGTGGGATTGACGATGCCGCGATAAGTGACGAGGCCCATGGCTCCTCCGCCTTTCTGCCGACGATGCTGATGCCGCCCCGCATCGATCCCGAGCGCCGGGCGAATCAGCCTTTGATGCGATACCAGTAGATCCGACC from Candidatus Polarisedimenticolia bacterium harbors:
- a CDS encoding thioesterase family protein: MGLVTYRGIVNPTQCDHMGHMNVAWYVAKFDEATWQLFTAIGLGRSRLDGEKIGMAGVEQHLEYKRELFAGDVISVTSTILEIKDKAIRFAHEMIRDDTGELAAKTVLVAVHLDAVTRKARAFPADVRERAQAMVAVPT